The following are encoded in a window of Geotrypetes seraphini chromosome 5, aGeoSer1.1, whole genome shotgun sequence genomic DNA:
- the CCDC160 gene encoding coiled-coil domain-containing protein 160: MEAKEEHWVEKLFSPHFSAQDFLEQPHKPEASTSENQARERAKRVEEIYNTAVKKFQEEKKLKSKRFHSSLIVSDCEPKLKEESQRHLIAKKQERNNACCGDANVSLSGEEFCKDIEDCCIWNKRELATLRQEMNRKHCEGFSQRMQLSAMKLELADFKVRYKKAEEDLDNMERKLAKSRRETKCKAVLLEQTQKDILKKNLELQVLKEELEEKSSNVNNVNRDLLNAKKEIQELGQRNQDLQQELKTLKQDHELPSITTTEKAKLQFELEIKKLHREIETCERELNAEKLQHARDLKALEVLRKHFASLPLSKLPNSFQIKYLDS, from the coding sequence ATGGAGGCCAAAGAAGAACACTGGGTTGAGAAGTTGTTTTCTCCACATTTCAGTGCACAAGATTTTTTGGAGCAGCCCCACAAACCAGAAGCATCAACTTCTGAAAATCAGGCTAGAGAGAGAGCAAAGAGAGTAGAAGAAATCTATAACACAGCTGTCAAAAAAtttcaagaagaaaaaaagttgAAATCAAAGAGGTTTCATTCCAGCCTGATAGTATCAGATTGTGAGCCAAAACTGAAAGAAGAGTCACAGAGGCACCTGATAGCAAAGAAGCAGGAAAGGAATAATGCCTGCTGTGGAGATGCCAATGTAAGTCTGAGTGGAGAAGAATTCTGCAAAGATATTGAGGATTGCTGCATCTGGAACAAAAGGGAGTTGGCGACCTTGAGGCAAGAAATGAATAGGAAGCATTGTGAAGGTTTTTCCCAAAGAATGCAGCTGTCCGCCATGAAACTCGAGTTAGCAGACTTCAAAGTGAGGTATAAGAAAGCAGAAGAGGACTTGGACAATATGGAGCGAAAGCTGGCAAAGTCAAGGCGAGAAACCAAGTGCAAAGCTGTCCTGTTGGAGCAGACTCAAAAGGACATCCTCAAGAAAAACTTGGAACTTCAGGTTTTGAAGGAGGAATTGGAAGAAAAATCATCAAATGTAAACAATGTGAACAGGGATCTGCTGAATGCCAAAAAAGAAATTCAGGAGTTAGGTCAGAGAAATCAAGACCTGCAGCAGGAACTAAAGACACTGAAACAGGATCATGAGCTCCCTAGCATAACAACAACAGAAAAAGCAAAACTGCAGTTTGAGCTAGAAATTAAAAAACTGCACAGGGAAATTGAGACCTGTGAAAGAGAGCTAAATGCTGAAAAACTTCAGCATGCTAGAGATCTGAAAGCTCTAGAAGTTCTCAGAAAACATTTTGCTTCCTTACCATTATCTAAGTTGCCTAACAGTTTTCAAATTAAATATTTGGATAGCTAA